Part of the Mycolicibacterium thermoresistibile genome, GGGCCTCGTCCTCGGAGGCGTAGACGCGGCGGGCGAACAGCTGGCCCTCCTTGATGATCTTGCGCATCCGCTTCTCCAGCGCCTCGAGGTCCTCGGGCGTGAAGGCGCGGTCGACGTCGAAGTCGTAGTAGAAGCCGTCGGTGATGGGCGGGCCGATGCCCAGCTTGGCCTCGGGAAACATCTCCTGCACCGCCTGGGCGAGCACGTGGGCTGCGGAGTGCCGGATAACGCTGCGGCCCTCCTCGCTGTTGGCGGGCACCGGGATCACCTCGACGTCGGTGTCGGGCGTCCAGCTGAGGTCACGCAGTTTTCCGGAGGGATCGCGGACCACGACGACGGCGTCGGGGGCGCCCCGGCCGGGCAGCCCCGCAGCCCGGACCGCCTCGCCGGCAGTGGTCCCCGCGGCGACCCGGATCGGGGCTGCGGGGGCGGCGGTTGCGACGGCACTCATCGGGCTCTCTCCATCACGTCGAAGGTGGTCAACGGGGTCGGACGCGACCCATGCTATCGGGACGCGCGGTCACGACCCGATGCCGATGGGGCTTCTCAGCCACGGCCGATCGACGCCGAACAGGGCCGCGCCCCAGCCGACCGCACCGACCACCCACAGCGTCACGATCACCACCACGGCGGTGAGGACCGCGCCCAGGGCCTGCACCGCCGGATGCTGCCGGCCCAGCCAGTCCATCACCGCGTCGTAGCGGGCCTTGGTGAACCGCAGCGAACGCTGCGCCCAGGCGAACTCGGTGGCCAGCAGCGCCAGGCCGAGGAAGAAGATGGCCCAGCCCGGACCCGGGTACGGGATCGCGATGATGCCGATCACCACCACCACCAACCCGACCACCCCGACCGTGCTGCGGTAGACGGCGTTGAGGATCCGCCGCCGGCGCAGCTGTTCGCGCCGGGCAGCCAGCCACTGCCGCCGGGCGGTCAGCCGGTGTCGCCACCCGGAGGTCGGTGCGGCGGAGAACCCGTCGGTTTCCGGTGCCGGCCGGTGCTGTTCGGATGGTTGTACGCTCACCCCACCACGGTATGGGGTCGCGGCGCTCACGGCTGCCCGGGTTTGAGCCGGACGCACAGCGCCTCCCCGTCGGCGAGCACGGTGGCGCCGTCGAGCAGCCGGCCGGTGACGAAGGTCTTGCGGCCTTCGATCCGGTCGATCTGGGCGCTCACCTGCAGCGGCCGCTCGATCGGCGCGATCTTGCGGTAGTCGACGTGCAGGTACGCGGTGCGCTGGTACCGGTTCCCGGTGAGGGTGGCGGCGGTGTAGCCGAGCAGCGAGTCGAACAGCAGCGACACCGCACCGCCGTGGGCCGCCCCGTTGCGGCCGAGGTGGAAGCGCCGGAACCGGGTGGTGCCGACGACGCGGTCGTCGGACCGCCGCACGTCCAGCGGCACCGACAGCACATTGCCGCGGTTGGGCAGATCCAGCCGCCGCCCCGACGGCGACGTCCACTCATCCGCCCAGTACGGCTGCAGCAGTTCGTTGACCGCCTCGACCATCGCGGCGGCCCGGCTGATCACCTCATCGGGGGCGTCGGCGGCGCGGGCGTGGTCCTGCAGTGTGCGCACCGCCTCGATGAACCGGCCGTAGTCGGGGCCGCCGCGGGTGGTGGGC contains:
- a CDS encoding TIGR02611 family protein, with protein sequence MSVQPSEQHRPAPETDGFSAAPTSGWRHRLTARRQWLAARREQLRRRRILNAVYRSTVGVVGLVVVVIGIIAIPYPGPGWAIFFLGLALLATEFAWAQRSLRFTKARYDAVMDWLGRQHPAVQALGAVLTAVVVIVTLWVVGAVGWGAALFGVDRPWLRSPIGIGS
- a CDS encoding PaaI family thioesterase, which encodes MESADRHPVGAHPGGGFKPSEPTTRGGPDYGRFIEAVRTLQDHARAADAPDEVISRAAAMVEAVNELLQPYWADEWTSPSGRRLDLPNRGNVLSVPLDVRRSDDRVVGTTRFRRFHLGRNGAAHGGAVSLLFDSLLGYTAATLTGNRYQRTAYLHVDYRKIAPIERPLQVSAQIDRIEGRKTFVTGRLLDGATVLADGEALCVRLKPGQP